In Fusarium verticillioides 7600 chromosome 6, whole genome shotgun sequence, the sequence CAACAATGCCACTACCTGACCCCTTCTGACTGACTCGCTCGTCTCAGGGACGTCAAGTTATTCTCGAAATGTGAGTTTTTACACCTTGATTGTCTCACCACTCAATCCGTgtttggagaagagctgtcACTGACTCGGCCTCTAACTAGCCTCGATACTGCGGGGACCGAGCAATTCGGTAGGTCCTCTATGTCTCAACAACTTTCGCACGACCCTCGTACTGATGTTGGTACAGTCGCCATGAGGGATCTGTACATGAAAACCGGCCAAGGTTTTCTTCTTGTATTCAGTATCACATCAACTTCCTCCCTAAGCGAACTGGCAGGTTTGCGCGAAGAAATTATCCGCATAAAAGACGATGAAAATGTACCTCTTGTTATCGTCGGTAACAAAGCCGATTTGGAGGAGAATCGCGCTGTGCCCCGAGCCAAgggcttctccatctcacaACGATGGGGCGCACCCTACTATGAGGCTAGCGCGAGGACAAGGAGTAAGTTTGCCCGTCCACCTACCTATGCATGCATGGCTTCTTTCGCCGCATTTGGACTAACAAATCTGCAGCCAACGTTGATGAGGTCTTTATCGATCTCTGCAGGCAAATGCTGCGTAAGGAGGACGAACAACACGCGAATGACGGACCCAATGACGACTACAAGTATGATCACGGCCGGAGTTCTCATAGACGTCAACGACGTCGCCGAAAGAAGGATTCACCGCGATGTGTGATCCTGTGAACTCAACGAACCGCTTTCAGAACAATGGCCACTGGATGGCATTTAAGCACTGGAATTCTTTCACTTCTCTCAATTCAATTTTCTAGGCCTCGGCATTTCCCCCTCAATTCTCTCACATTATACAGCACGTTTTACGCGGATCACGGCCATTTAAAATAAATCTATAAAAGCTATCTGGTGCTCTCGGAAGGACCACATGAACGACCTCGCGGTCTCATGAGGCGAGACGGTATTTAACTGCGATCTGGCTCCAGACTCGCTGCGGAATCGAATCGCATTATTAAAACGAGACCGACGCGTATAGACGACATGACGTATCACACCGAATCGAATAGAGTCGAATCGCATGGCATCGCATGCTCGAGCTAAACCACTGGTGTTTTGGGATCGACAATTCCCATATTGTATTCCACATTACGGCGTTGGAGGCGTTGGATATCGGACCTGGGATATAGGTTCTGCACATGTTTATTGCTTTCACGGTTTGGTAGGGGTATTTTGTTCTACTTCTTGAACTACggtgagatggatgagaagctttTTCTGGTATGATCAAGTAGGACAACCTTTGCATTGATACGAAATGCTCCAAGCGACGAGAATGAAGCAAAATAGGCCATGCAAATGCAGGCATTTCCAAGCTTCTATTCCGATTTGACAAGGGTGACGTTCAGTTTCTGCCCAATATATTCCACTTTCTGGGGCTCACTCGCATCTCGGAACTTCTCTTGGACCTGTGTGGCAACACCACGTGAACTATCCTCCGAGTCTGAGAGGATCGCTTGACTTTACATTGCAGCCGACGTGAAGTCTGGCTACGAATTTATCGTGACATGTTACACAACATTCACCCGTCATCCCATGTGTCACCATCCTGGAAAAAGTCACTGCATGAAGCTGCGACAAGCCGCGTGTTCAGATCACCCTTACTTATCGAACAACCATTTGTCCATTGATGCCACGACTCATCACATATACGAGATCCTATCTTATAATGACAATAAGCCATTCGATTCTCTATTTGCGTGCATTCCTACGTCCCGTTATCCAGTGCGACACGTCTTATGCTATCCTCATGACTTAGCAATAGTCTGCATACATGATTTCGTGTGTAACCAAGTCTTGACTATGACGTGTCTCCAAAGACCGATCACAATCCGACTGCTCGAATGCTCATGAAACTGATACCGAAAGCGACCGCAATGGGGTCTTTGTCGATCCTTAGCTGCTGCTCACTTGCGTCGCAGCATGCCCCAAATGTCAGTGAAAATACCAAACCACCCCTTGACTCTCTCAGCGGCGTTCAGAAGTAAGATAAAGCGTTTCACAAACGCGTCAACGTTGTCATAGTCATCGGCATAGCACTCCCATACAGCACGCCCTTGTCCGTTGTTCTCAGAGTCCTGGACGGTCATGAGAGCATCTACATCCTCCACACCATCCACACCAGcggacttgagcttgggaCCGACGCAGAGAGCACGACCCgcaatctcttcatcggcaaTGAGGCGAGTGGCAGCATCAATGACATCCTCGATCATTGCCCCGCCTGCTGTGCCCGAGAGGAAGGCTGCTTCGATGGGGAGCTTGAGCATGTTAGACTTGGAAACATAGTAGGGAGTGATCATGTTGACACGAACGCCATTCCGGAAAGACGTAGCACGAAGGGTGCGGAAGAGGCCAAGAATAGCATGCTTGCTCATCGTGTACATGGTTTGAGTTGGGAAAGGGCAAAGAGACGCAAGCGAGCCGACGAGAAGCAGGCAACGATCTCGCGGGGAAGATCCATTCTGTGGGAGCCAGTACATGGCGAGGTGAGTGGTATAGGCAGCACCAGTGATGTTGACGTCGAACTGAGCCGTGTTGGGCTTTGGAAGACGGCCATTCTTGAGAGTAGGCTCCTCGAACTGAATAGAGACGTCGGGAAGGATGATGCCGGCATTGGGGACGACAATATCGATGCCTCCATGAGGGCTGACGTGAACAGCCGTCTCAAAGAGGCTGACTTGTGATTCCCAGTCAGTGACGTCGCAATGCTGAAAGGCAAAAGCTGAGTCCGGATACTGAGTTGTAAGTTCAGCTACGAGCTTTTCGCCCGCTGCGTCAGCGACatcgccgatgatgatatttgcCCCA encodes:
- a CDS encoding Ras family, other, producing the protein MPRHYHYQPSRELHVVVLGAGGVGKSCLTAQFVHNEWIESYDPTIEDSYRTQLQVDGRQVILEILDTAGTEQFVAMRDLYMKTGQGFLLVFSITSTSSLSELAGLREEIIRIKDDENVPLVIVGNKADLEENRAVPRAKGFSISQRWGAPYYEASARTRTNVDEVFIDLCRQMLRKEDEQHANDGPNDDYKYDHGRSSHRRQRRRRKKDSPRCVIL
- a CDS encoding Ras family, other — encoded protein: MPRHYHYQPSRELHVVVLGAGGVGKSCLTAQFVHNEWIESYDPTIEDSYRTQLQVDGRQVILEILDTAGTEQFGRSSMSQQLSHDPRTDVGTVAMRDLYMKTGQGFLLVFSITSTSSLSELAGLREEIIRIKDDENVPLVIVGNKADLEENRAVPRAKGFSISQRWGAPYYEASARTRTNVDEVFIDLCRQMLRKEDEQHANDGPNDDYKYDHGRSSHRRQRRRRKKDSPRCVIL